A genomic window from Acidimicrobiia bacterium includes:
- the fabG gene encoding 3-oxoacyl-[acyl-carrier-protein] reductase, whose translation MTVAGRAALVTGGSRGIGRAIAERLGADGHRVAVNYRSRRDAAEETVAAIVAGGGEAVAVEGDVGDAAAVATMFGAVEEAFGPIEILVNNAGITADGLLLRMKPEDWDAVIRTNLSSAFLTTKAALRGMLKARWGRIVSIASVAGIAGNPGQANYAAAKAGLIGFTKSIAKEVGSRGITVNAVAPGFIETDMTDALGGEVRDAVLPSIAVGRFGTPVEIASAVGYLASDEASYVTGQVLVVDGGLSF comes from the coding sequence TTGACGGTGGCGGGGCGGGCCGCACTGGTGACCGGCGGGTCGCGCGGCATCGGCAGGGCGATTGCCGAAAGGCTCGGAGCCGATGGCCATCGGGTGGCCGTCAACTACCGGTCACGGCGAGATGCTGCCGAAGAGACGGTCGCGGCGATCGTCGCCGGTGGTGGGGAGGCTGTGGCCGTCGAGGGTGACGTCGGCGACGCCGCGGCCGTCGCGACGATGTTCGGCGCGGTCGAAGAGGCGTTCGGCCCGATCGAGATCCTCGTCAACAACGCCGGGATCACTGCGGACGGCCTCCTGTTGCGGATGAAGCCCGAGGACTGGGACGCGGTGATCCGCACCAACCTGAGTTCGGCGTTCCTGACCACCAAAGCGGCGTTGCGAGGCATGCTCAAGGCGCGGTGGGGCCGGATCGTCTCGATCGCTTCGGTCGCCGGCATCGCCGGCAACCCCGGGCAGGCGAACTACGCCGCCGCCAAGGCCGGGCTGATCGGGTTCACCAAGTCCATCGCCAAGGAGGTGGGGTCTCGCGGCATCACCGTCAACGCGGTCGCCCCCGGCTTCATCGAGACCGACATGACCGACGCTCTGGGCGGGGAGGTGCGCGACGCGGTGTTGCCCTCCATCGCGGTAGGGCGGTTCGGGACGCCTGTCGAGATCGCGTCGGCGGTGGGCTATCTTGCCTCGGACGAGGCCTCCTACGTCACCGGCCAGGTGCTGGTGGTCGATGGCGGACTGTCGTTCTAG
- the acpP gene encoding acyl carrier protein: protein MDRSEVEAKMTDLLVDELGIDRDKIAMSASFEEDLEVDSLGVVELLMALEDNFGVSIPDEEAEQIGTVGQAVDLVMQKLGG, encoded by the coding sequence ATGGACCGATCCGAAGTCGAAGCGAAGATGACCGACCTGCTCGTCGACGAGCTCGGCATCGATCGTGACAAGATCGCGATGTCCGCCTCCTTCGAAGAGGATCTCGAAGTCGACTCGCTCGGGGTCGTCGAGTTGCTCATGGCGCTCGAGGACAACTTCGGGGTGAGCATCCCCGATGAGGAGGCCGAGCAGATCGGTACGGTCGGACAGGCCGTCGACCTGGTGATGCAGAAGCTCGGTGGCTGA
- the fabD gene encoding ACP S-malonyltransferase: MNYAVLFPGQGSQVVGMGADLFERNPDLLGPPADEILGWSLQAMCLEGPEEALTRTERAQPALYAVAFALWRELETRLARPPVSAGGHSLGEYTALAASGVVDFFDGLRLVAARGQAMAAAADHEESGMAALIGADPATAEALAGARREEGGRLWVANLNAPGQVVVAGGAEDIEWAEANVARFGIRRAIPLKVAGAFHSPFMAAAARELDQAVAAVTTRPAAFPVWSNVTAEPHGDDVGPMLVAQLTAPVRFAESILSMESAGVDVFVHVGPGDVTAGLAKRSVQSADAIAVSSLDGIAAVVDRLQPSG; encoded by the coding sequence ATGAACTACGCGGTCCTCTTCCCCGGCCAGGGCAGCCAGGTCGTCGGGATGGGGGCCGACCTGTTCGAGCGCAATCCCGACCTCCTCGGTCCACCCGCCGACGAGATTCTGGGATGGTCGCTGCAGGCAATGTGCCTCGAGGGCCCCGAAGAGGCGCTCACCCGCACCGAGCGCGCCCAACCCGCCCTGTACGCGGTGGCTTTCGCACTGTGGAGGGAACTAGAAACGCGGCTCGCCCGCCCTCCCGTCTCCGCCGGTGGGCACTCCCTCGGTGAGTACACCGCCCTTGCCGCCTCCGGGGTGGTCGACTTCTTCGATGGTCTCCGCCTCGTGGCGGCGCGAGGGCAGGCGATGGCGGCGGCGGCCGACCATGAGGAGTCGGGGATGGCAGCGCTCATCGGGGCTGATCCGGCGACGGCGGAGGCGTTGGCGGGGGCGCGACGCGAGGAGGGCGGGCGGCTGTGGGTGGCCAACCTCAATGCTCCGGGCCAGGTCGTCGTCGCCGGGGGAGCCGAGGACATCGAGTGGGCCGAGGCGAATGTGGCCCGCTTCGGCATCAGGCGAGCGATTCCGCTCAAGGTCGCGGGCGCATTTCACTCACCGTTCATGGCCGCGGCAGCCCGCGAGCTGGATCAAGCGGTCGCCGCCGTGACCACCCGGCCGGCGGCTTTCCCCGTGTGGTCGAATGTGACCGCGGAGCCCCACGGCGACGACGTGGGACCGATGTTGGTGGCTCAACTCACCGCCCCGGTGCGGTTTGCCGAGTCCATCCTGTCAATGGAGTCGGCCGGTGTGGACGTGTTCGTGCATGTCGGCCCTGGCGATGTAACCGCAGGTCTGGCGAAGAGGTCGGTACAGAGTGCCGACGCGATCGCGGTGTCATCGCTAGACGGGATCGCCGCGGTGGTCGACCGTCTGCAGCCGTCAGGCTGA
- a CDS encoding beta-ketoacyl-ACP synthase III yields the protein MPNAIITGWGKCLPPAVLTNSDLETLTDTSDDWITTRTGIKERRISHVEVSDMSAVAARHAIAAAGLEPTDIDLIIMATCSPDRLIPSAGTMVQAKIGATRAAAMDLNAACSGFLFGLSTADQMIRAGSMRRILVIGAEKLSYWLDFTNRSTSVLFGDGAGAVVIEASDEEGGLLAFELGSDGTAGDLLCVPGTGTEGNPLDSQAPSILMEGQDVFRRAVVAMGDSSTRVIAKAGLEVGDIDLLIPHQANVRIIDATARRLSLDPAKVYVNIASYGNTSAATIPIALTEALEEGRIQGGSNLVFAAFGGGFTWAACVYRWGARTTPRGTSYAELPPSTATALELLQPNVAVHGKGV from the coding sequence GTGCCTAACGCCATCATCACCGGCTGGGGAAAGTGTTTGCCTCCCGCCGTCCTCACCAACAGCGATCTAGAGACGCTGACCGACACGAGTGACGACTGGATAACGACCCGCACCGGCATAAAGGAACGCCGGATCTCCCACGTCGAGGTATCCGACATGTCTGCGGTGGCTGCCCGGCACGCAATCGCCGCGGCCGGTCTCGAACCCACGGACATCGATCTCATCATCATGGCGACCTGCAGCCCCGACCGGCTGATCCCGAGCGCGGGCACCATGGTGCAGGCCAAGATCGGCGCCACCCGGGCGGCGGCCATGGACTTGAACGCGGCGTGCTCGGGATTCCTCTTCGGGCTTTCGACCGCCGACCAGATGATCCGGGCGGGATCGATGCGGCGGATTCTGGTGATCGGTGCCGAGAAGCTCTCCTACTGGCTCGACTTCACCAACCGCTCCACCAGCGTCTTGTTCGGCGATGGCGCCGGGGCCGTGGTGATCGAGGCGAGCGACGAGGAAGGAGGCTTGCTGGCCTTCGAGCTCGGGAGCGACGGCACGGCCGGCGATCTGCTTTGCGTTCCCGGAACCGGGACCGAGGGCAACCCCCTCGACTCGCAGGCGCCTTCGATCCTCATGGAGGGCCAGGACGTGTTCCGGCGTGCAGTCGTGGCGATGGGCGATTCCTCGACCAGGGTGATCGCCAAGGCGGGGCTCGAGGTCGGCGACATCGACCTGCTGATCCCTCACCAGGCGAATGTGCGGATCATCGATGCCACCGCCCGCCGCTTGTCGCTCGACCCGGCCAAGGTGTACGTGAACATCGCCTCCTACGGGAACACCTCGGCGGCAACGATTCCCATCGCCCTGACGGAGGCGCTCGAGGAAGGGCGGATTCAGGGCGGTTCCAACCTCGTGTTCGCCGCGTTCGGTGGGGGTTTCACCTGGGCCGCCTGCGTCTACAGGTGGGGCGCACGCACCACGCCCCGTGGTACCTCATATGCTGAATTGCCTCCAAGCACCGCTACTGCCCTCGAGCTGCTGCAGCCCAACGTCGCCGTTCACGGCAAGGGCGTTTGA
- a CDS encoding ROK family protein encodes MAVVAIDCGGTNLSAALVERATDRSTPVTVATPAHAADIPTTIAGVVAGLGVGFSAVGVSIAGLIRDGDLVWMPHRDAGTPIAAPVSAALGVPVAVDNDANVAGLAEATAGAGRGHRMVLMVTIGTGIGGGLVIDGRIEHGRGFLGEIGHVIMNPAGPRCSCGNFGCWEALASGTALDRAARALAAGDPTSMVAGLAGAAVPSGRHLAEAASAGDGPAGAAFEEFAVHFGRGLANMVVVFDPDVIVVGGGVGAIGEPLLAPARAALKESLSGQRHRPETPVVAAAFGNRAGIVGAALLAGAPA; translated from the coding sequence ATGGCAGTGGTGGCAATCGACTGTGGAGGCACCAACCTCTCGGCCGCGTTGGTCGAGCGGGCCACCGACCGGTCCACGCCGGTGACCGTGGCCACCCCGGCACACGCCGCCGACATTCCGACGACGATCGCCGGCGTTGTGGCCGGGCTGGGAGTGGGGTTCTCCGCCGTGGGAGTGTCGATCGCCGGGTTGATCCGAGATGGAGACCTCGTGTGGATGCCTCACCGCGACGCCGGGACGCCGATCGCCGCGCCCGTGTCGGCGGCGTTGGGGGTGCCCGTCGCGGTGGACAACGACGCCAATGTCGCCGGACTGGCCGAGGCCACCGCTGGCGCCGGTAGGGGCCACCGCATGGTGCTCATGGTCACGATCGGCACCGGAATCGGCGGAGGTCTTGTGATCGACGGTCGTATCGAACACGGCCGGGGGTTTCTCGGAGAGATCGGCCACGTCATCATGAATCCCGCTGGGCCCCGGTGCTCGTGCGGCAACTTCGGCTGCTGGGAGGCGCTTGCGTCGGGAACGGCGCTCGATCGGGCGGCGCGGGCACTCGCCGCGGGCGATCCGACCTCGATGGTCGCCGGTCTGGCCGGTGCTGCGGTTCCCTCGGGACGCCACCTCGCCGAGGCGGCATCTGCCGGTGACGGGCCGGCCGGCGCGGCGTTCGAGGAGTTCGCCGTGCATTTTGGCCGGGGTCTGGCCAACATGGTGGTCGTGTTCGACCCTGACGTGATAGTGGTTGGTGGCGGTGTCGGTGCGATCGGTGAGCCGTTGCTCGCACCGGCGCGTGCCGCGTTGAAGGAATCCCTCAGTGGGCAGCGTCATCGTCCGGAAACGCCGGTGGTAGCGGCGGCATTCGGCAATCGTGCCGGAATCGTCGGCGCAGCCCTTCTTGCAGGAGCGCCAGCATGA
- a CDS encoding DUF1232 domain-containing protein, whose protein sequence is MTWVDTARQAVTAVPAFAKLVVRLARDERIDRKHRVGAGLALAYAVLPIDLIPDRIPVLGKVDDAAIAVLALTRLVEAAGDDIVREHWDGSPAALDALLGALALAGRFVPSRLRLAARAVAR, encoded by the coding sequence ATGACCTGGGTCGATACCGCCCGGCAGGCAGTGACCGCGGTGCCCGCCTTTGCCAAGCTCGTGGTGCGGCTGGCGCGGGACGAACGAATCGATCGTAAGCATCGGGTCGGAGCAGGTCTGGCTCTCGCCTACGCGGTACTGCCGATCGACCTGATCCCCGACCGGATTCCGGTGCTGGGCAAGGTGGACGACGCCGCCATCGCGGTGCTGGCGCTCACCCGACTGGTGGAGGCTGCCGGCGACGACATCGTGCGGGAGCACTGGGACGGGTCCCCGGCTGCGCTCGATGCATTGCTCGGTGCCCTCGCCCTGGCGGGTCGCTTCGTGCCGAGCCGTCTGCGCCTTGCCGCCAGGGCGGTGGCGCGGTGA
- a CDS encoding LiaF domain-containing protein produces MNAGRLLAGSVLAAVGVLFFLDSVDVLDAGDAVAGWWPAAIAALGVFHAISGNRVTGGALALIGIGLALLGVTTGLLGDDAWGYVWPAALVLIGLWLMVGWGKRLGRRPADDDEIDGIAILGSALHTTRSKSFRRASLTAVLGGVTLDLNEALPTAEGAEISVTAILGSVVIMVPRGWVVEIRGLPLMGGWDDTTERALGGAGAPRLEIQALCALGGLEVKHASRWK; encoded by the coding sequence GTGAACGCCGGAAGGCTGCTCGCCGGGAGCGTGCTTGCTGCCGTCGGTGTTCTGTTCTTTCTCGATTCGGTGGATGTACTCGACGCGGGCGACGCCGTCGCCGGGTGGTGGCCTGCGGCGATCGCCGCCCTTGGGGTGTTTCACGCCATCTCGGGCAATCGGGTGACCGGCGGGGCACTGGCGCTCATCGGCATCGGACTCGCCCTGCTCGGCGTCACCACCGGCCTATTGGGCGATGACGCCTGGGGCTACGTCTGGCCGGCCGCCCTGGTGCTCATCGGGCTCTGGCTGATGGTCGGCTGGGGGAAGCGGCTCGGTCGGCGTCCTGCCGACGACGACGAGATCGACGGCATCGCGATTCTCGGGTCGGCCCTCCACACGACTCGTTCCAAGTCTTTTCGTCGCGCCAGCTTGACGGCCGTACTCGGGGGGGTGACGCTCGACCTGAACGAGGCGCTGCCCACGGCCGAGGGGGCCGAGATCTCGGTGACGGCGATCCTCGGAAGCGTGGTGATCATGGTCCCGCGGGGCTGGGTCGTGGAGATCCGCGGACTGCCGTTGATGGGGGGGTGGGACGACACCACCGAGCGGGCGCTCGGCGGCGCGGGCGCACCGCGCCTCGAGATCCAGGCGCTGTGCGCGCTCGGCGGCCTCGAGGTGAAGCACGCCTCGCGCTGGAAGTGA